The sequence ACATACCTGCGACCTGCGAGCGCCTCTGGTATAGCACGCACTGCTGACACCAGGAACCGGTGGTGTGCTCATGCGGACACCAAACAGCCAGATACGCACTCCAGAACCAGTGTCAGCCACAGTTAGCCTCGTCTACCTCACGTATGTATCTGGATTAAGGATGAATGCCAACAGCGACaagcgggggcggcgctctcgTGCCGTGATCCCATGTGTCAATAGGGACAGCCAAGTATGTTGTTGTAACTCTTCAGGATTCGTGCGAGGAGCACTGTCTCCTCtgaggacgaggcgaagcgtGTGCTAGCCGGTCTTAGGTAGGATTCGGCACACAGTTTGAAATGGATTTGTGTTAGGATAGTGGGGATTCTCCGCGAGTGGAATGATGGGATAGTAAATTCAAATGGAAGAAGCAACAACGTAGCCCCGGGagcgtctcgctctcgctttgAGAAGGACTGCAATAATGCGTCGGACCATCTCGCCTGTGAACCATGGGAAGAGTTTTGAGCCAGCATACGCCGCAACCTCTTTCCCACCGTAGCACGCGGAGTCGTCGTATATCATTGTTGCTGTGAACCGACACACGGAACAACGGCAGCCATGATGTGAACTATTCTCTCTAGCACGTACCTCAGTCACTGCACACCATTCCGTGCCGCCGTGGGGGTATGTCGTGTAGGAAGCACATTCCTGCTTTACAGGACGACAGGTGAGCTGTATTCGTGTCTCGTGCGTGCGCGTAGGTATAAGAGAGGCGAGTTGGAGGAGTTTGTCGCACTGGCGAAATACCGCTTTCTCAAGAGGCAATACCCGCCGGGAGGTCCCAGTCACATTGAGTGACGCACTACTGAGGAGAGCAACGGGTGTGCTTTCGTGATTCGTGTGACAGGCAATGGATCTCCAGGAAGCAGTGCGTCCGGATCTGGGCTTGTGCATGCCTACTGAAAACAGCGGCCTTTCCTCTCTATTTTGCCATGCCACGAAACGACGAATGTTTCAGTTTTAAGCCCACACGTTCTTCTCTTTCATGTCGTTTTCGTTCACCAAACCAGTGTGTACGCGCAGCTCACCTCTTCGATGCTTTGGCGATCTCCAAAGGTGTACACTTGAGGCGTTGCTAACATTATTTTTCCTGCGGCATGACCTTCGGTCCGCCGGCGTTGTTCCTGCTACAAGTTTCTTTTGGTTACTCAACGTGGAAGAGGCGCTGCCAACATTTCGACTTCCTACGGGCGTTCGCAGATCAGAGGGTGTGTCGACGACTTGGGGACGCTGGTCGTTCAGCTCAAGCTGTCGCAGTCCTTTCAGGACTGCGAACCCGAAACTGGTGGCCGAAGTGTGATGACGAATCTAAAGTCTTGCCCCTCGTGGCCAGCAATCTGATTTGGTTATCTCACTGCATTCTGTCGGTGCTCGACCCGTATATAGCCACACCTCCTTGCCCGATGCAGACGCTTCAGTGTGTATGGCGCTATTGGGTGTGACACAGTGAAAACGTTCCCCAGGAGTGAGCACGCGGAGCCGACTGGAGGCTACCCGAAAGAAGAGCGAACAGTAACGATGTTTGCGACGTTTGTTGAGTCGCGTTCTGCCACTTGCCAGCTGCAGGTGCCGTGTGTCAAACTGGGGCCGGACCTTCCGTCGGCGATTTGCCATTCATTCAGTAGGGAAGGTACCGTCACTTACAGGTGTGCACGATttacgacgacgaggcgcaaaACGCACTGTAAACTTGAGTAAGGGGACAGGTGTTTGCGTCCCGTTCACACGATTCACGGCGGTCTCGAAATCGTGGCTCGTGCCGGCGGAGTTACGGCACTGTTTCTCACACTGGGGTGCTTGTTGCATCAGACAACGGAGCAAAAACACTAGAAACTTACTCTGAGTGTGCTCAAGCACCAGCGACTTCACAGAGAACGGTTATTAGTTCGCTGCGATCAGCCACATGCGCCGAACTTCAGAGTCAACAACATGCAGTTGCATGCGCACGTCCTGACCGTGGCAGATTGAAGCTTCACATGCATACATTCCGCTTTTCAGGTTGGTAGGGAAGCCAGCAGATTCCTTCCGTCCATCTTTCGAGCTCCTGGATGGAAGACAGAAGTGTGCAGGAGCACGTTTCCTGTCATGCGATCCCTTGCCCTAGTCGCACACATTCCAGCGCATGCTCGTGGACTGGATGATGCTCTGTCCTTTTCGCTCTAGACGTGCTAATTGCCATTTTCCTTCTGTTTCACCTGCCGTACGCCGTTTAGTGGCATGCTGTGGTTGTGCGTGTCTTCGCATCCAGCTCGCCATCAGCTCGCTACTCCAGCGAGTCCAGTGCGCGCGAGTTATTCCACCCGCAGCAAGTTGTCCGTCGCGTATGACCTTCTTCTGTCGAGCCCTCTGGCAAGCGGTTTTCCCGAGTTGTAGCCTGTGCACTTCGCTTGATCGTCGAACTTGGCTCTGGGCCTTTTCACGTTCTGTTGTAATCTTTGCGAGGCCTTGAAGTCAACGGCGGCCAGACGCAGCTTCGATGGCAGAGCTCGGCGCTGTGTTGCCTGTTTTCTTGCCGCAGGCACTAGCAGACAGAACTGGGGGGCTCAGCATCATGCCTGCCGCAAGCTTGTTTCTTTGCCTTGTTCGTATCATTCTCAGTCACTCGGGCGGTGTAGAGAGAGTAAGAGAGCCTCGCCCGTTTGAATTGTGAGCAAAGGGCCCGCCCCGCAGCTGCGTCCTTCTAGCTTCCAACCGCCATCGTCTCTTTGCCTGTCTCTGGCTTGCGCGGTTGCGGACTTTTCGCCTGTTTTATACGCCCCGTCTCCTGTGCGCCATCTCACCTGCTCACACGAGcggtctttttttttctgggCCTTGCATGCGGTATAGTTTTTGTTCACAATGGCAGCGTCCCTATGTGCAGGCGTGCCGCAGGCACTTCCCCCAGAGCTCGAGCACCTCCTCTCTCCCACGCCCTCTCCGGAGGCTTCAGATGCCGCAGTCAACGCCGTGACTGACTGGCTGGCGcttcctgcgcgcggcgccgccactgGGGGGTCGGCAGCTCTAGTCGCTTCTGAGCGGGCGCCTGCTCAGGATTCGcattccgccgcgccgtcctcttcttcggctcctgcctcgcctccctcggaGGAGGGGGCTCGAACGGAGGCCGATGGAGGAGTGGGCGGATCGGtgacggagacgcgcgctgccgcgccgccttcgcttctcgcgacgcgcgtgcagctgctCTACAGGTTCCTCCTGCAGCATCTGGATGCCTCCCCCGCGCTGgcgtcggctgcgtgcgACTTTCTTCCTCCCCTCCTCGAAGCCTCGTCTTTCCTGCTCtccgaggcgcagcgagagttcctcgctgcgcagcgcgcgggagccgagaccggcgcagcctctggaTGTGTGGAGACCGTGCCCTCTCACTGGCCTCAGCCgcatccgccgcgcccgagtACGCAGAATCCGCAGAATCCTTACCTCCTTCTTCTAAGCTGCGCGACCAAACCGAGCGTCGCGGACAGCCTAAGGCGCGCAATGACCTCGGCGCCACACTGCTTCTAcccgccccctccctctcccctaGTATTCGGCGTCACGGTCCCcctgccgctgtcgccgtcctctgcgctgctgccttcgccctgccctgctccttcttccgcttcccaTGCTTCGTCTGTAGATTCTTCGTCTGTTGATTCTGCCTCTCTTgactcttcgtcttcgtcctctgaaGCCTcgtgcctctcgctgccggtGGTTGCGCTGGTGACTGCCTTGAGTCGCGCGGCCAAACCGCGGGAGTTGTTCATCGGTTTGTCTGCCTGTctggcgtcttcctcgctagtgctgccgtctctgcggctgttGCTGCTGCCTGTGTtggccgcctgctgcggcgaaaTCCAGCGCAAGCGCGCCCACTTCGTCGTGCAAGCATCGACGCTCGTGCTGCACGCGACGCTCaagacgcggtcgcgcgcaTTCCACGTGGGACTCCaccagcgtctccgcgggggGCCCGCGGCCGAtccggcgcgcagcctctggggcgacgacgccgaagccTCGTGCTCCATGTGGGAGCGCACCTTCAGACCGCTTTACCCGCCTCAAgcgcgccgcttcgtcttcccagaggcggcggacgacgactcCACGGCTGCCAAAGGGACAGCTTacccggcgcgcctctgcggacacgccgacgccgcgtccgcggctctgGAGCCCGAAGTGGAGCCCGACGGAGACTCCGCGGGACGAGGAGACATGCCCGCGGCCGTCCTGTtccccgctgccgccccgccggccCTCTGGACGCTCTGCGCACTTACCGGCTTCTTGCGGTGCATGTGCGTCGCGCTGGCTGCGGCAGATATTCGCGAGGGGAGAGTTGACGCGGAAGGTGCCTCGACGCCGGCAGAGGAGCCCgacgagcggcgaggcgacgacccgcgcgccgtcggaCCGCTCACGGTGCTGGCGACGTGTCTACGCATTCTCGAGCTCTTCGTCCCGATGACGCCCGACGCGCAGTTGGCTCCGCGGGAGACGAGCTGCGACCTCcacgctgcgctgccgcgtggcgcgccagcgccatgcggcgacgaggcgcactGGAGTGCCGTCGTGGGCGGGAGCCTCGACGCCTTGcgcgacgcgtgcgcgcgaACGCTGCACTCTTCGGCATCTCCTCGATCGTCCCTCGCGGGAACTCggccctctgcttcctcttcttgtcCGAGCCTGCCGCAGTCGCTGCCAGGGTTGCTGTCGTGTCTGGGCTCGTTGGTGTGGGCGGCGGCCTTTCTGCACGAGCGGCACCGGGGGGGCCTTCTGCCTTCGTTGACCGGCTTGTTGAACACAacggcgctgccctcgccgaACCAGGGGGACCTCGAGatctctcccttctcgctcgccttcctcacCTACCTGCTCCTGGCGCTcccgctctgcggcgtcgccgccctgccgtctccgctctcggcgctggcgcgcgcggcgatggCATTCCGCGCCTCGTTTCTGCTGCTGTCGTACGCCAacccgcatgcagccgcagccctcCATCGCGTACCCAGTTGCAGCAAGAAGGAACGcggggcggaaggcgcggcgtgcggaAAGGGCGACACGCCttcccgcgaggcgacggcgcagcacgccgccgcagcggctgcagtcCACGCCGCAGGCCTGCCCGAGCGCCACACGTGGCTGGTAGAAAGGAAGGCGGAGCAGCTCTGTCTCCTGGCTACTGATTTCCTCTGTTTCGCGCGCCGAGAACGGCCGCaagtcttcgccgcgctcggcgccgctggctTCTGCCCTCAGCCCTACTGGaagctccttctcgcgctcctgaCGTCCGGGGGtaacgccgccgcgacggcgacggtcgccgcggacgcgctgcgATGCACGCGAAACCCAAAAATGCTGCCTCCGAGGCGGCGAGACAAAACAggaaaagaaggcgacgaggacggcagCTCATATCTGTGGTTCCGCGCGCTGCCAGGCAGAGCAGGGGGCGCGAGGGACATGGAAGACGTCCAGGTCCTCTTTGAATGCTTCAGTCAGGTACGCCAGAGGAAATCCTCCGCATACTCGAAtcgaaggagagaaagtTTGTGTTAACTGAAGCGAAAAAACGCACCACTGAGTCCTCAGGCACACGGAATGCCTAAGGGTGTACCAAATGTTTCCATGTTATTGTTGTTAATGCCTGAATGCGAATTCGCTCGGAGACGAACTCACCCCGAAACGAGAGCTGAGGTAGAGCTACCAGCTGAGCGTTTCGTGCTGGTGTGACCTTGGTGAAGTGATTTGGTTGTTTCTTTATCCGTGCTgttccttctctgcggttCCGCGCGCCCGTCGAGCGAGGTCGCTGGGGTCACTATATCTCCACTTCTTCCGCTCTTCCAGGTTGGCTTTCCTTTATGCGATCTCGAGTCCCTCTCTTGCTTGCCTCGCCTTGTTTTGCGTGCGCTATGTGATTCCCTCGCGCGTTTTCCCGCCTGCATGTGCCTCTTGCTGCAGGCGACTGCCATGTACCCGCTCGCGGTTCAGGAGGATCTCTGCCTTTCCCTGATTCACAAGGCGCCACAGTTACCCGAcgcggcggtcggcgcgATTCTCATTTTGCTGAAACGCCGCTGGACGGATGCGGTCCTGCGCGTGGCTCggtgcgagagcgacgaggccgcgagcgccgctgaGGGCGAccgcccgcgcgaggcgccgagcggcgacgccctccGTCGCGAGGACGCACTTCAGGCGGCAGTCGCTGCCTCGGCAGCCACAGAAACTCGCCtgacggcgtcggcgtcgctcccgcGTGCTGCAGGCTTCGTCTCAGCCGCGCAGGTGGAGAACGCCGAGCTGCTGTGGCGCGTGATCAAGACGGCGCTActtgaggaaggcgagggaaCGGTGCTTGAGAACTCCGAGCGCCTCACGACCGTCCTGAACTGGCTCAAGCTCTGTATCTACAACCCCCCCtcagccggcgcgcgggagacgaagcgcgtcgtctcggcgcgcagcgagggcggcaaaACTGGAATGGAGCGACCCGATGCGACACAGAGAGCCgaaaaaggagaggaagcggaggaggtggaaggcgcagcagatcCAGGCGAGGTGCAGGGCGTGGCGGTCAGCCCGTCGCGGAGTGCTTCGCTCGctggccgcgcagagggcagacagagaggcgtcTTCGAACAGTTTGGCGACTGGCTCCTGGcgcggggcgaaggcgagctcacgcgcgccctcgagcagctggctgcgcgcctgGATATGGAGCACTCCAttctgcgcaggcgagaagacggcgcagaggcggacgccgcggggcatcaggcgcctctcgcgagtctcctctcatcggtcgcgcgcgagtgccTCCACCAGGCGCACATGCCAgacggcgtcctcgcgcaggcgggggggatcggggcgggcgcggcgcagctcgagctTCTTGTGCCTTCcagcagaggagggcgcggcgcacacgcgggGACGGGCGCCCTGAAGCCGCGCAAAAGAACAGTCGAGGAGGAAATGAAGCTCGCGCtcacgcagcaggcgctcaGCGACGTccgccaggcgctgcagactcggcgagagagacgccgacgcagcgcagcctAGGGCCGCGAttgaagagaaaagagacaggCGCCAGAAAGGGTTTAGGATTTAGGGCACGCAGGCCACCGAGACAGCTACAACGAGGGTAAAGGGCTCTGAGGAAACAGCTTGTACATAGACAGAgtgaaggagagggagagagggtAGGGTAGGGAGGCGCACCAGGCACGTGAGTGGCGGTTTTCTCGTGTGCGAGTGTCTCGTAAGTCGCTCCACGCATGAAAGTTCCAACTCAGGGGACACCCGAGCTGCTCGAGCCCTGGTGCGCCCGCGACACAGCCACGcaggctgcgctgcaggcgcggagcgcaGTGAGAGGCATGCGACACTTTTTCTGTGTACGTTGCAACGCGGATGCGTGACGTGTTGCGCTGCATTCCGTGGTGCTAGGTACGTCGATGGGTGTCTCGCTAGAGCCAccaagcgccgcgcgggccttcttgccgtttcgctgtctcctgGGGCCCCGCTAGGCTGTGCCCAAGCCCTCAGGCGCGTGAAAACTacccccgcctcctcccttgCACAGCAGCTCTCTCCCTTCCACCTGTGCAGGCGTCGCGCCCTGCGATCTCTCGTCTGGCGTGTCGGTTTTTTGTTCTAAGTTTTCTGTTTGAACTCTCCCTCTAAGTGGTGCTGCGCTCGCTTTCCTTCGGGGGCTTGAGAGGCGTTTGgctgtcgcagctgctcacaacgcgcgcgaacgccgagCGGGTTCGCCTCACGTCCCCTAACGGCTAGCCTACCCCTAACTCGCTTGCATGCGCAaggcttctctgcgtctaCGTTCGTTTTTTGGCTCTGAGTGGCGTCTAGCTTGAacacgccgcacgcgcggctgGGAGAAACTCGAGAGATGTTTTCAAAAGTTCCAGTTCGCGACACGCGCGAATCCCTTCTGGGTTTTGCAAACTCGGAGGCTCGCTTCGCGTTCGCTCTCCAGCGAAAACTCTCGCCGAAAAAGACGCCGACAGTGCGCCATCTGCAGCGCAGCCCTTGCACGCGGAGAGACATgaacgcggaggcagcccaAACTTAAGCTCAAAAACACGACAACGCGACGACTGACAGGCGCAGCGACACGCGACCTCTCCGCGTGATCCTGGGAGCATCGCCCCTTCCCACGCTTGCATACGCAGCGTTAAAGGCGTGAAACCGCAACAGCCTTACACATTCGCGCACGAAAAATCTTTATTCACAAGCGCGCGCGACAACAATGTACATGCATGCGGATTCTGGGGTGCgtccctttctctctttttctctcgtgCGCCAGGCGCAAATTCATCGAGACGTGGTGTGGGGCGACTGTCGTGCCGCACCCATAGCAAAAAACCTGAAGGCGAGTCTGGAAAAAAAACCTTTCACCCCATTGCGAGTATGCACCAAAGATCGGCGCACGCAGTTGAAGGCGGCATGCAGCCGCCTCCCTGTCGTCGTGTTTCACAATTCCCCGAAATCTTCGCTGTCTTTCCGGGCCGCGTCCTGATGCTGCTGCGACTCCCACAGCGCCCTGTACAGGCCGCCCGGTCGGCGGAGAAGCTCGTCGTGCGTCCCCAACTCTGCAACTTTACCGTCCTTCAGGTACACGATCTTGTCCGCGTCGGAAATCGTGCTCAGCCGATGTGCAATGACCAGCGtcgtgcggccgcgcgacaTGGCGCGGAATGCCTAAAAGAGAAGCACAaacacgcagaagaggcgaatgGAGGCGACCGGAGGCGAATGCAAGTGCTGTGTCTCTCAATGAAAGcactctctgcagctcgctTGCGGAACCCGCCAGACAAGAGACAAACCGacccgcgcagaggccgacaGCAGCACGACAGCGAGACACAGCCCAGCGCTTGCCCGCACTCGCGGGCAGACCGAGGTAAGTATACCCGCGCACGAATAAAAGTTGCGCGTTAGTCGCGGGCTTCAAGACGCGGGTAAACAGAACACagccagacgcgcagagcgctCAGTGCCGCGGCCGTTCTCGCGATCGTGCCCATTTATTTTTTTGCCCTTTCTAGAAAAAATCTAATAAAACCTCGCGCCACCTAAGCCTccctgcggcttctcgcATATCTCGCAAACCTTTATTTCCGCATCTCTGTTCGCACCTTCAAAATCTTTTGCTCGGTGTGGGAGTCGAGGGCGCTGGTCGCTTCGTCGAAGATGGCGACTGCGGGGTTGCGCAGCAGACACCTGGCGATGCCGAttcgctggcgctcgccgccgctgagcttgaggccgcgctcgccg is a genomic window of Besnoitia besnoiti strain Bb-Ger1 chromosome IV, whole genome shotgun sequence containing:
- a CDS encoding hypothetical protein (encoded by transcript BESB_052240), with the protein product MAASLCAGVPQALPPELEHLLSPTPSPEASDAAVNAVTDWLALPARGAATGGSAALVASERAPAQDSHSAAPSSSSAPASPPSEEGARTEADGGVGGSVTETRAAAPPSLLATRVQLLYRFLLQHLDASPALASAACDFLPPLLEASSFLLSEAQREFLAAQRAGAETGAASGCVETVPSHWPQPHPPRPSTQNPQNPYLLLLSCATKPSVADSLRRAMTSAPHCFYPPPPSPLVFGVTVPLPLSPSSALLPSPCPAPSSASHASSVDSSSVDSASLDSSSSSSEASCLSLPVVALVTALSRAAKPRELFIGLSACLASSSLVLPSLRLLLLPVLAACCGEIQRKRAHFVVQASTLVLHATLKTRSRAFHVGLHQRLRGGPAADPARSLWGDDAEASCSMWERTFRPLYPPQARRFVFPEAADDDSTAAKGTAYPARLCGHADAASAALEPEVEPDGDSAGRGDMPAAVLFPAAAPPALWTLCALTGFLRCMCVALAAADIREGRVDAEGASTPAEEPDERRGDDPRAVGPLTVLATCLRILELFVPMTPDAQLAPRETSCDLHAALPRGAPAPCGDEAHWSAVVGGSLDALRDACARTLHSSASPRSSLAGTRPSASSSCPSLPQSLPGLLSCLGSLVWAAAFLHERHRGGLLPSLTGLLNTTALPSPNQGDLEISPFSLAFLTYLLLALPLCGVAALPSPLSALARAAMAFRASFLLLSYANPHAAAALHRVPSCSKKERGAEGAACGKGDTPSREATAQHAAAAAAVHAAGLPERHTWLVERKAEQLCLLATDFLCFARRERPQVFAALGAAGFCPQPYWKLLLALLTSGGNAAATATVAADALRCTRNPKMLPPRRRDKTGKEGDEDGSSYLWFRALPGRAGGARDMEDVQVLFECFSQATAMYPLAVQEDLCLSLIHKAPQLPDAAVGAILILLKRRWTDAVLRVARCESDEAASAAEGDRPREAPSGDALRREDALQAAVAASAATETRLTASASLPRAAGFVSAAQVENAELLWRVIKTALLEEGEGTVLENSERLTTVLNWLKLCIYNPPSAGARETKRVVSARSEGGKTGMERPDATQRAEKGEEAEEVEGAADPGEVQGVAVSPSRSASLAGRAEGRQRGVFEQFGDWLLARGEGELTRALEQLAARLDMEHSILRRREDGAEADAAGHQAPLASLLSSVARECLHQAHMPDGVLAQAGGIGAGAAQLELLVPSSRGGRGAHAGTGALKPRKRTVEEEMKLALTQQALSDVRQALQTRRERRRRSAA
- a CDS encoding hypothetical protein (encoded by transcript BESB_052230), with amino-acid sequence MGEIHILRSRFRQRILNTFRTLCYTVKQTPLNEEGQRSEINTIKAWIRARSTVSSEDEAKRVLAGLRYKRGELEEFVALAKYRFLKRQYPPGGPSHIE